The following proteins come from a genomic window of Nostoc sp. TCL26-01:
- a CDS encoding sucrose synthase: protein MSELIQAILDGEEKNDLRAFVSELRQQDKNYLLRNDILNVFHEYCAKSQKPETYYRSSNLGKLIYYTQEIIQEDSHLCFIIRPKIAGQEVYRLTADLSFESMTVQELLDLRDRFVNKSHPHDGDLLELDFGPFYDYTPVIRDPKNIGKGVQYLNRYLSSKLFQDSKQWLESLLNFLRLHQYNGIQLLINDRIQSHQQLSTQVKKAINFVSDRPNDESYEQFRFQLQNMGFEPGWGNTASRVQDTLNILDELIDSPDPQTLEAFISRIPMIFRIVLVSAHGWFGQEGVLGRPDTGGQVVYVLDQAKTLEKQLQEDAILAGLEGLNVQPKVIILTRLIPNSDGTLCNQRLEKVHGTENAWILRVPLRDFNPNLTQNWISRFEFWPYLETFAIDSERELLAEFQGRPDLIVGNYTDGNLVAFLLARRMKVTQCNIAHALEKSKYLFSNLYWQDLEDKYHFSLQFTADLIAMNAANFVVSSTYQEIVGTPDSIGQYESYKCFTMPELYHVVNGVELFSPKFNVVPPGVNESYYFPYTRTQERVDSDRDRLDEMLFTLEDDSQIFGKLDDPTKRPIFSMARLDRIKNLTGLAECFGQSKELQEHCNLILVAGKLRVEESDDNEERDEIVKLYHIIDEYNLHGKIRWLGVRLSKTDSGEIYRVIADHQGIFVQPALFEAFGLTILEAMISGLPTFATQFGGPLEIIQDKVNGFYINPTHLEETATKILDFVTKCEQNPNYWSVISQQAIDRVYSTYTWKIHTTKLLSLARIYGFWNFTSKENREDLLRYLESLFYLIYKPKAQQLLEQHKYR from the coding sequence ATGTCAGAATTGATTCAGGCAATCTTGGATGGTGAAGAAAAAAATGATTTACGTGCTTTTGTGAGTGAGTTACGTCAACAGGATAAAAATTACTTGCTGCGTAACGATATCTTGAATGTGTTTCATGAATACTGTGCTAAGTCTCAGAAACCAGAAACTTATTATAGGTCTTCTAATTTAGGCAAACTGATTTACTATACTCAAGAAATCATTCAAGAAGATTCCCATCTTTGTTTTATCATTCGTCCTAAAATTGCTGGTCAAGAAGTCTATCGATTAACAGCAGACTTGAGTTTTGAATCGATGACGGTGCAAGAATTATTGGATTTACGCGATCGCTTCGTCAATAAATCTCATCCCCACGATGGAGACTTGCTGGAACTGGATTTCGGCCCCTTTTATGATTACACCCCAGTCATCCGCGACCCCAAGAATATCGGTAAGGGGGTACAATATCTCAACCGTTATCTTTCTAGCAAACTCTTTCAAGACTCGAAACAATGGCTAGAAAGCTTGTTAAATTTCTTGCGATTGCACCAATATAACGGGATTCAATTGTTAATTAACGATCGCATCCAATCACATCAGCAATTATCTACACAAGTAAAAAAAGCGATCAATTTTGTCAGCGATCGCCCAAATGATGAATCCTACGAACAGTTCCGGTTTCAATTACAAAATATGGGTTTTGAACCGGGATGGGGTAACACCGCCTCTCGTGTACAAGACACCTTAAATATTCTGGATGAATTAATTGATTCCCCCGATCCGCAAACATTGGAAGCGTTCATTTCTCGCATCCCAATGATTTTTAGAATCGTCTTGGTATCAGCACATGGTTGGTTCGGACAAGAAGGAGTTTTGGGTCGTCCTGATACTGGTGGACAGGTTGTTTATGTTCTTGATCAAGCGAAAACTTTAGAAAAGCAATTGCAAGAAGACGCTATCTTAGCTGGCTTGGAAGGGTTAAATGTCCAACCCAAGGTAATTATCCTCACTCGCCTCATTCCTAATAGTGATGGTACTCTTTGTAACCAAAGATTAGAAAAAGTTCACGGTACAGAAAACGCTTGGATTTTGCGTGTACCTCTACGGGATTTCAACCCTAATCTCACACAAAATTGGATTTCCCGATTTGAGTTTTGGCCTTATCTAGAAACCTTTGCCATTGATTCAGAACGAGAATTATTAGCAGAATTTCAAGGTAGACCAGACTTAATTGTCGGTAACTATACAGATGGGAATTTGGTAGCTTTTCTGTTAGCACGACGGATGAAAGTTACTCAATGTAACATCGCCCATGCTTTAGAAAAATCTAAATACTTGTTTAGTAACCTCTACTGGCAAGATTTAGAGGATAAATATCATTTTTCTCTCCAATTCACGGCTGATTTAATTGCCATGAATGCTGCCAATTTTGTCGTCAGCAGCACCTACCAAGAAATCGTCGGTACACCCGATAGTATAGGACAATATGAGTCTTACAAATGCTTCACCATGCCAGAGTTGTACCACGTAGTAAACGGGGTGGAATTATTTAGCCCCAAATTTAACGTTGTACCGCCTGGAGTGAATGAAAGTTACTATTTCCCCTACACCCGTACTCAAGAGAGAGTAGACAGCGATCGCGATCGCTTGGATGAAATGTTGTTTACTCTAGAAGATGATAGCCAAATCTTCGGTAAACTCGATGACCCAACTAAGCGTCCCATCTTCTCAATGGCGCGTCTTGACCGAATTAAAAACCTGACTGGTTTAGCCGAATGCTTTGGACAAAGTAAAGAATTGCAAGAACATTGCAACTTAATTTTAGTTGCCGGTAAGTTGCGGGTAGAAGAGTCAGATGATAATGAAGAACGAGACGAAATCGTCAAACTTTACCACATCATTGATGAATACAACCTACATGGCAAAATTCGTTGGTTAGGTGTGCGTCTATCAAAAACTGATTCTGGGGAAATTTATCGTGTCATAGCTGATCATCAAGGTATTTTTGTCCAACCAGCGTTATTTGAGGCCTTTGGTTTGACAATTTTGGAAGCGATGATTTCTGGTTTGCCAACTTTTGCTACTCAATTTGGTGGGCCGTTAGAAATTATTCAAGACAAGGTGAACGGCTTCTACATTAACCCCACTCATCTAGAGGAAACAGCTACCAAAATCCTCGATTTTGTCACCAAATGCGAACAAAATCCTAACTATTGGAGTGTAATTTCCCAGCAAGCAATTGACCGAGTATACAGCACGTATACTTGGAAAATTCACACAACCAAATTGTTATCCTTAGCCCGAATTTATGGCTTCTGGAATTTCACTTCCAAAGAAAACCGCGAGGATTTATTGCGTTACCTTGAGTCTCTGTTCTATTTAATTTATAAACCCAAGGCACAACAACTACTAGAACAGCACAAATATCGATAA
- a CDS encoding peptidoglycan-binding protein: MNDIVLLVTGVLATKQPNPPIIPKQPAIQLDKGVTKSTQGESYQLVSSVKITPPEFAPINENYSAIKSAIKTQKNLIKKTQKILTKDLYSVAEFNNFQAVKVKFPREPRLIAQQIRSEIAIARRYQRFRTRTLPNLRFGNSGLPVRVLQRLLLANGYAVRVDGVYGALTESAVKAFQNQRNLRVDGIVGPGTWYALAR, from the coding sequence ATGAATGATATTGTCTTGCTGGTGACAGGCGTATTAGCAACAAAGCAACCAAATCCGCCTATTATACCCAAACAGCCTGCAATTCAGCTTGACAAAGGCGTGACTAAATCAACCCAGGGTGAATCGTATCAGTTAGTATCATCTGTAAAAATCACGCCCCCTGAATTTGCACCAATTAATGAAAATTATTCAGCTATTAAATCAGCTATTAAAACTCAAAAAAATCTCATAAAAAAGACACAAAAAATCCTCACAAAAGATTTATATAGCGTAGCTGAGTTTAATAATTTTCAGGCTGTCAAGGTCAAGTTTCCCCGTGAACCGCGCCTTATAGCCCAACAAATCCGTAGCGAAATAGCGATCGCTAGAAGATATCAACGGTTTAGAACCAGAACTTTACCTAACCTCCGTTTTGGTAATTCCGGTCTTCCTGTGCGAGTTTTGCAACGGTTATTACTGGCTAATGGTTACGCAGTTCGCGTTGATGGTGTTTATGGTGCGCTGACAGAAAGTGCTGTCAAAGCCTTCCAAAATCAGCGCAACCTCAGAGTAGATGGGATAGTCGGCCCCGGTACTTGGTATGCGTTAGCGAGATAG
- the cax gene encoding calcium/proton exchanger, whose amino-acid sequence MSGKNILFLLLLLFIPISLAAHFLEWGDLIVFVTAGLAILPLAGWMGTATEEIAVVVGPTLGGLLNATFGNATELIIALVALRAGLVNVVKASITGSIIGNLLLVMGLSMLLGGLRYKEQTFQPIVARVNAASMNLAVIAILLPTAMNYTSKGVGEQTLQYLSLAVAVVLILVYALTLLFSMKTHAYLYEVGVAETETEEHHTKPNMLLWSGVLLICTLFVALESEMLVDSLEVATSQLGLTALFTGVILVPIVGNAAEHATAITVAMKNKMDLSLSVAVGSSMQIALFVAPVLVIAGWIMGQPMDLDFQPFELVAVVVSVLIANSISSDGKSNWLEGTLLLAAYTVLGFAFYFHPVIDGLG is encoded by the coding sequence ATGTCAGGTAAAAACATTCTTTTTCTCTTGCTGTTGCTATTTATCCCCATTTCCCTAGCTGCACATTTTTTAGAGTGGGGGGATTTAATTGTTTTTGTCACCGCAGGTTTAGCCATTTTGCCCCTAGCAGGGTGGATGGGTACGGCTACTGAAGAAATTGCTGTGGTGGTGGGGCCGACTCTTGGAGGGTTGTTAAACGCCACTTTTGGTAATGCGACGGAATTAATCATCGCCTTGGTAGCTTTGAGGGCGGGGTTGGTGAATGTAGTTAAAGCCAGTATTACTGGTTCAATTATCGGTAATTTATTGCTGGTGATGGGACTTTCTATGCTGTTGGGGGGACTGCGTTATAAAGAACAGACATTTCAACCCATTGTGGCTAGAGTCAACGCGGCTTCTATGAATTTGGCTGTCATCGCTATTTTGTTACCCACAGCCATGAACTACACCTCAAAAGGCGTTGGCGAACAAACTCTACAATATTTATCTCTGGCTGTGGCTGTGGTGTTAATTTTGGTTTACGCTCTCACGCTGCTATTTTCGATGAAAACCCACGCTTACTTATACGAAGTGGGTGTAGCGGAAACAGAGACAGAAGAACACCACACCAAACCAAATATGTTGCTATGGAGTGGTGTATTGCTAATATGCACTCTGTTTGTCGCCCTTGAATCAGAAATGTTAGTTGATTCTTTAGAAGTTGCTACTTCTCAGTTGGGTTTAACAGCATTGTTTACTGGGGTGATACTGGTTCCCATTGTGGGTAATGCTGCCGAACACGCTACAGCCATCACAGTGGCGATGAAAAACAAAATGGATCTCTCTTTATCTGTGGCTGTGGGATCAAGTATGCAAATTGCCCTATTTGTCGCACCTGTGTTGGTAATTGCTGGATGGATAATGGGACAGCCAATGGATTTAGATTTCCAACCCTTTGAATTAGTAGCTGTAGTTGTATCGGTGCTAATTGCTAACAGTATTAGTTCTGATGGTAAGTCTAATTGGTTAGAAGGGACTTTACTGCTAGCTGCTTATACAGTACTGGGATTTGCTTTTTACTTCCATCCAGTTATTGATGGTTTGGGTTAG
- a CDS encoding DUF3536 domain-containing protein encodes MTSAEMPASSGSISTFDITAKDTHQSDPRNLATGVYVTVHGHFYQPPRENPYLDAIERQPSATPFHDWNERIHWECYRPNAFARVLNDRSEVTGIVNNYEYMSFNIGPTLMSWLERYDVEVYQRILEADAKSCQRLQGHGNAIAQVYNHIIMPLANERDKRTQIRWGKEDFRTRFGRDPEGMWLAETAVDYATLKALVAEGIRFIVLAPSQAQRCRPFPTTNDPQPEWLEVGGSQIDPTRPYRCYLPGDRGLGNINGQLPIPHDQCPYIDIFFYDGPISRDMGFSDVVYNSHHFAGRIGSAVRGDHRQSQLISVATDGETFGHHKKGTEKTLAYAFIKEFPQHGWTVTNFAHYLSLSSPTWEVEIKPVTAWSCAHGVDRWQDDCGCGGEGGVWHQKWRRPLRNALNWLRDQLIEVYEESGKQLFRDPWQARDEYIEVIRDRSPANITRFLSRHQTHKLTAAEQVDALRLLEMQRHSLLMFTSCGWFFEELSRPEGTQILRYASRALELAGDVAGVQLEKGFLKRLGLAPSNVDFFKHGAEVYRQQVQTAQISFKQVAAHYAISSLFGNHKNIEVLHPNHVVETLHATSLPATSLQHHQKRVYCYTVNEIDYQLQRMGALTLAVGHLKLVSEITWESESLVFAVLHLGGWDFHCCIQLFTGRRDYSHAKEKLFASLQQASAAQTILAMTQVFGDAAFNLQNLFAEERHRIMRLLSQETLTRLDQLYTQAYRDNYGVLMAFHRDELAVPQELQVAAEIALGYRCMTTLRSLEQDITEPQLSWNHIVELEAIATEAKHLRCRLNVPEGKQILEQLILRFLWRLLHDANGSFATDIQCLERLIDVGYQLNIGISLHQSQELYFSRLHSHIVPLCLTTVAHAADTNQCLHLLKLGQKLAVDVSAILTQLK; translated from the coding sequence ATGACATCTGCTGAAATGCCGGCTAGCTCTGGCTCAATATCAACATTCGATATAACTGCTAAAGATACTCACCAAAGCGATCCCCGGAATCTGGCTACAGGTGTGTATGTAACGGTGCATGGACATTTTTACCAGCCACCGCGAGAAAATCCTTATCTAGACGCGATTGAACGTCAACCCAGTGCTACTCCCTTCCATGACTGGAATGAACGCATCCACTGGGAATGCTACCGCCCCAATGCTTTCGCCAGAGTGTTAAACGATCGCTCGGAAGTGACGGGGATCGTCAATAATTACGAATATATGAGCTTTAACATCGGCCCGACGCTGATGTCCTGGCTGGAACGCTATGATGTCGAGGTTTATCAACGGATTTTAGAGGCGGACGCAAAAAGCTGTCAACGTTTGCAAGGTCATGGGAATGCGATCGCGCAAGTATACAATCACATCATCATGCCTTTGGCTAATGAACGAGATAAACGCACCCAAATTCGCTGGGGTAAAGAAGACTTCCGCACTCGCTTCGGTCGTGATCCCGAAGGGATGTGGCTGGCAGAAACGGCTGTAGACTATGCAACTTTAAAAGCTTTGGTAGCTGAGGGAATTCGCTTCATTGTCTTGGCACCATCCCAAGCTCAACGTTGTCGTCCTTTCCCCACAACCAATGATCCCCAACCAGAATGGCTAGAAGTTGGTGGCAGTCAGATTGATCCTACCCGTCCCTATCGTTGCTATTTGCCAGGAGATAGAGGTCTGGGAAATATCAATGGCCAATTACCAATTCCCCACGACCAATGTCCATATATTGATATCTTCTTTTACGACGGCCCGATTTCACGAGATATGGGTTTTAGTGATGTCGTCTATAACTCTCATCACTTCGCTGGGCGCATTGGTTCAGCTGTTCGTGGGGATCATCGTCAATCCCAATTAATTTCTGTCGCTACCGATGGGGAAACCTTCGGACACCACAAAAAAGGTACAGAAAAAACTCTGGCTTATGCTTTCATCAAAGAGTTTCCTCAACATGGTTGGACTGTTACTAACTTTGCTCACTACCTCAGCTTAAGTTCTCCCACTTGGGAAGTCGAAATCAAGCCAGTCACAGCTTGGAGTTGCGCCCACGGTGTCGATAGATGGCAAGATGATTGTGGTTGTGGTGGTGAAGGTGGAGTTTGGCATCAAAAATGGCGACGGCCTTTAAGAAATGCCCTCAATTGGTTGCGGGATCAGTTAATTGAAGTCTATGAGGAATCAGGTAAACAATTATTCCGCGATCCCTGGCAAGCACGAGACGAATATATCGAGGTCATCCGCGATCGCTCTCCTGCTAATATTACTCGTTTTCTCTCCCGTCATCAAACTCACAAGCTCACAGCCGCAGAACAAGTAGATGCTTTGCGTTTACTAGAAATGCAGCGTCATAGTTTATTGATGTTCACTAGTTGCGGTTGGTTTTTTGAAGAACTTTCTCGTCCGGAAGGAACCCAGATTTTACGCTACGCCTCTCGTGCTTTAGAACTGGCGGGAGATGTGGCTGGTGTCCAACTAGAAAAAGGCTTCCTCAAACGTCTGGGTTTAGCACCCAGTAATGTAGACTTCTTCAAACACGGGGCAGAAGTTTATCGTCAACAGGTACAAACAGCCCAAATTAGTTTCAAACAAGTAGCCGCCCATTACGCCATTTCTTCGTTATTTGGCAATCATAAAAATATCGAGGTGTTGCATCCGAACCATGTGGTAGAGACGTTGCATGCAACGTCTTTACCGGCAACGTCTCTACAACATCATCAAAAACGGGTGTATTGCTACACCGTCAATGAAATTGATTACCAACTACAACGCATGGGAGCGTTAACTCTAGCCGTTGGACATTTAAAATTAGTATCGGAAATCACCTGGGAGAGTGAAAGCTTAGTCTTTGCCGTACTGCATTTAGGTGGTTGGGATTTCCATTGCTGCATTCAGCTATTTACCGGCAGACGCGACTATAGCCATGCTAAAGAAAAGCTGTTTGCGTCACTACAACAAGCTAGCGCTGCCCAAACTATCCTAGCGATGACACAGGTGTTTGGCGATGCTGCTTTCAACTTGCAAAATCTGTTTGCAGAAGAACGCCACCGGATTATGCGCTTACTTTCTCAAGAAACCCTGACACGGTTAGACCAACTTTACACCCAAGCTTACCGCGATAACTATGGTGTACTCATGGCCTTTCACCGCGATGAACTTGCAGTTCCGCAAGAGTTGCAAGTAGCAGCCGAGATTGCTTTAGGATATCGCTGTATGACCACATTGCGATCGCTAGAGCAAGATATCACCGAACCACAACTAAGTTGGAATCACATAGTAGAATTAGAAGCGATCGCCACAGAAGCTAAACACCTACGTTGTCGGCTGAATGTCCCTGAAGGTAAGCAAATACTCGAACAGTTGATTCTGCGATTCCTGTGGAGATTGTTGCACGATGCTAATGGCAGTTTTGCTACAGATATCCAATGCTTAGAACGACTGATTGATGTTGGTTATCAACTGAATATTGGTATCTCCTTACATCAGTCCCAAGAACTATACTTTAGCCGTTTGCACAGTCACATAGTCCCTCTGTGTTTGACGACTGTTGCTCATGCCGCAGATACTAATCAATGTCTACATTTGCTCAAGTTAGGTCAGAAATTAGCAGTTGATGTGAGTGCGATTTTGACTCAGTTGAAGTAG
- a CDS encoding phosphatidylglycerol lysyltransferase domain-containing protein: MKYQSKTQINLWSAAILTGIVGVVNLLSAVTPNLYGRNHWLKDFLPFEIRATGHIFAALTGFILLALATNLLRRKRVAWLLTVSLLVISIVSHLLKGWDYEESILSGVLLIQLIFMRHVFTAQSDRPSVARGVRLLFGALLFTLAYGTVGFYLLDGKFTENFNWREAILQTLAMFFTEDNWGLQPKSKFGEFFANSIYIIAASTITSAVVLLLQPVFLRHSASSSEQRKAKEIVLQHGCSSLAALTLLNDKSYYFSPSGHSVIAYVPKGRGAIALGDPIGPKEDRQEAIISFQQFCQRNDWYPAFYQTLPDDIELYQSLGFRVLKIGEEAIVDLKNFTLQGKAGKNFRPAINRLTKLGYQVNFYQPPISHELLQQLKPVSDEWLKMVQGSEKRFSLGWFDEAYLRECEIAVVHTPDGQIDAFTNLLPEYQLNESTIDMMRHRQSMENGTMDFLFTSLLQHFQDAGYDSFNFGLSALAGVGEKPESQRLEKVLRYLYEHLNRFYNFQGLHAYKEKFHPRWEGRYLVYPSLTALPDVVVALIRADSGDRLLDYFQPGA; the protein is encoded by the coding sequence ATGAAATATCAATCAAAAACTCAGATTAATCTATGGAGTGCAGCTATCCTGACTGGAATAGTCGGAGTAGTCAATTTATTATCCGCAGTCACACCCAACCTGTACGGAAGAAATCATTGGCTAAAGGACTTTTTACCATTTGAAATTCGTGCTACTGGACATATATTTGCTGCCCTAACTGGGTTTATATTACTGGCATTAGCAACTAATTTATTACGACGCAAACGAGTTGCTTGGCTACTGACAGTCAGTTTATTGGTTATTTCTATTGTTAGCCATTTACTCAAAGGATGGGACTATGAAGAGAGTATCTTATCCGGTGTTTTATTGATACAATTAATCTTCATGCGTCATGTGTTTACAGCACAATCAGACCGTCCTTCAGTTGCCAGGGGAGTACGATTATTATTTGGTGCATTGTTATTTACCCTCGCTTATGGAACAGTAGGATTTTACTTACTAGATGGCAAATTCACCGAGAATTTTAATTGGCGTGAAGCTATTTTGCAAACCTTAGCTATGTTCTTTACAGAAGATAATTGGGGACTGCAACCAAAAAGTAAATTTGGGGAGTTCTTTGCCAATTCTATTTATATTATTGCCGCTAGCACCATCACCTCTGCTGTGGTGCTGCTGTTACAGCCAGTATTTTTACGCCATTCCGCCAGCAGCAGTGAACAGCGAAAAGCCAAAGAAATTGTCCTACAACATGGATGTTCTTCTTTAGCCGCTTTAACTCTGTTAAATGATAAAAGCTATTATTTCAGTCCTTCTGGACACAGTGTCATCGCTTACGTTCCCAAAGGACGAGGTGCGATCGCTCTTGGTGATCCCATAGGGCCAAAAGAAGACCGCCAAGAAGCCATAATTAGTTTCCAACAGTTTTGTCAACGCAATGATTGGTATCCAGCTTTTTACCAAACCCTACCGGATGATATTGAACTATACCAGTCTCTAGGGTTTAGGGTACTAAAAATTGGCGAAGAGGCGATCGTTGATCTGAAAAACTTTACTTTACAAGGCAAAGCTGGGAAAAACTTTCGTCCCGCCATCAACCGTTTGACTAAGTTAGGATATCAAGTTAATTTCTATCAACCACCAATTAGTCATGAATTATTGCAGCAACTCAAACCCGTGAGTGATGAATGGTTAAAAATGGTGCAAGGTTCAGAAAAACGCTTTTCTCTAGGTTGGTTTGATGAAGCATATTTGCGAGAGTGTGAAATTGCTGTCGTCCATACTCCCGATGGCCAAATAGATGCCTTTACTAATCTTTTACCAGAATATCAACTCAACGAAAGCACTATCGACATGATGCGCCACCGGCAATCAATGGAAAACGGTACAATGGATTTTCTCTTCACTTCCCTGCTACAACATTTTCAAGACGCAGGCTATGACAGTTTTAACTTTGGACTTTCGGCTTTAGCTGGAGTTGGGGAAAAACCAGAATCACAGCGTTTAGAGAAAGTACTGCGTTATCTTTATGAACATTTAAACCGTTTTTATAACTTTCAAGGCTTACACGCTTATAAAGAAAAGTTTCATCCCCGTTGGGAAGGACGCTATTTAGTTTATCCTAGTTTAACAGCCTTACCTGATGTAGTTGTAGCATTAATTCGTGCTGATTCAGGCGATCGCCTCCTCGATTATTTCCAACCAGGAGCTTAA